The Pedobacter roseus genome contains a region encoding:
- a CDS encoding MBG domain-containing protein: MKKALLALFSTAVLLLVALTVSAQIQFKDTYEQSHGNTTTTLTVSSTSSGRNVYLGTSTGSSTTYRIIYTGTRWEVQVDIGGSYATAYYNTTATTPDPPALGNGTWQSTSPPDQITVFTGNVISASSNDATLSALSISAGTLTPAFSSSGITYSASVTNGTSSINITPTRNQANATIKINGTTATSGSPFSVNLSVGNNAITVLVTAQDGTTTKTYTINVGRALPVPTVTALSPTSGPASGGTSVTITGTNFSGATAVTFGATAATGFTVNSATQITATAPAGTGTVDVRITTTGGTSATSASDQFTYIAAPTVTALSPISGPTSGGTSVTITGTNFSGATAVTFGATAATGFTVNSATQITATAPAGTGTVDVRITTTGGTSATSASDQFTYIAAPTVTALSPTSGPTSGGTSVTITGTNFTGATAVTFGATAATGFTVNSATQITATAPAGTGTVDVRITTTGGTSATSASDQFTYIAAPTVTALSPTGGPTSGGTSVTITGSNFSGATAVTFGATAAAGFTVNSATQITATAPAGTGTVDVRITTAGGTSATSASDQFTYIAAPTVTALSPTSGPTSGGTSVTITGTNFTGATAVTFGATAAAGFTVNSATQITATAPAGTGTVDVRITTAGGTSATSASDQFTYIAAPTVTALSPTSGPTSGGTSVTITGTNFTGATAVTFGATAAAGFTVNSATQITATAPAGTGTVDVRITTAGGTSATSASDQFTYIAAPTVTALSPISGPTSGGTSVTITGTNFTGATAVTFGATAATGFTVNSATQITATAPAGTGTVDVRITTTGGTSATSASDQFTYIAAPTVTALSPTSGPTSGGTSVTITGTNFSGATAVTFGATAATGFTVNSATQITATAPAGTGTVDVRITTTGGTSATSASDQFTYIAAPTVTALSPTSGPTSGGTSVTITGTNFTGATAVRFGATAATGFTVNSATQITATAPAGTGTVDVRITTTGGTSATSASDQFTYLAAPTVTALSPTSGPASGGTSVTITGTNFSGATAVTFGATAATGFTVNSATQITATAPAGTGTVDVRITTTGGTSATSASDQFTYLAAPTVTALSPTSGPASGGTSVTITGTNFSGATAVRYGATAATGFTVNSATQITATAPAGTGTVDVRITTAGGTSATSASDQFTYIAAPTVTAAKINISGGSGTGGAFKIGDVVTAIWDNSAIGDNNSGIIAVTIDFSQFGGGATVTASNNNDIWTATYTIVAGTIDATNRNISVTATNSAGPTTTTGTNNAIVDNVAPLVTDANISINGASGTGGTYKIGDVITATWNNTAAGDNNTDIISSVTINFSQFGSGSAVAATNSSGTWTATYTIAAGAINATNRNVAVTATDNAGNTKTTVGSSNATIDNQAPLVVISSTAGASGGSTGTSPIPFTVTFSESVTGFVAGGITPGNATLSGFSGSGTTYTFNATPTANGAVTMNIAANVAQDAAGNGNTAASQYSITYTQPSLITASAGTFPSALSTTYGTASASTSVSVSGTGLSAGITATPSSSTNFEVSADNVSYSSSVTIGSSGTVSGTVYVRLKANAPVGTNISGNVVLTSSNANSPTVSIPSSIVAKATLTYTANTSSKVYGDAVPALSGTVTGFVNSETISTATTGTLSWSTLASANSPAGSYGINGTGLSANNYDFVQASSNATALIVTTKTITVTAAAKSKTYGDADPALTYTSAPALVTGDTFTGSLTRAPGENVGAYAINQGTLALNTNYTLTYVGADLTISSKTITVTAAAKSKTYGDADPALTYTSAPALVGTDTFTGSLTRAPGENVGAYAINQGTLALNPNYTLTYVGADLTIGKKTITVTAVAKSKTYGDADPVLTYTSAPALVTGDSFTGSLTRVVGENVGAYAINQGTLALNPNYTLTYVGADLTIGKKTITVTAVAKSKTYGDADPTLTYTSAPALVTGDSFTGSLTRVVGENVGAYAINQGTLALNPNYTLTYVGADLTIGKKTITVTAVAKSKTYGDADPTLTYTSAPALVTGDSFTGSLTRAAGENVGTYAINQGTLALSPNYTLTYVGANLTIGAKTITVTAAAKSKTYGDVDPTLTYTSTPALVGTDTFAGSLTRAAGENVGAYAINQGTLALSPNYTLTYVGADLTIGAKTITVTAAAKSKTYGDADPALTYTSAPALVGTDTFTGSLTRSAGENVGTYAINQGTLALNTNYTLTYVGADLTIGKKAITVTAAAKSKTYGDADPALTYTSAPALVGTDTFTGSLTRAPGENVGAYAINQGTLALSPNYTLTYVGADLTIGKKTITVTAVAKSKTYGDADPVLTYTSAPALVTGDSFTGSLTRVVGDNVGTYAINQGTLALSPNYTLTYVGADLTIGKKTITVTAAAKSKTYGDVDPTLTYTSAPALVGTDTFTGSLTRATGENVGAYAINQGTLALNPNYTLTYVGADLTIGKKTITVTAAAKSKTYGDADPALTYTSAPALVGTDTFTGSLTRAAGENVGTYAINQGTLALSPNYTLTYVGADLTIGKKTITVTAAAKSKTYGDADPALTYTSAPALVGTDSFTGSLTRAAGENVGTYAINQGTLALNANYTLTYVGADLTIGKKTITVTAAAKSKTYGDADPALTYTSAPALVGTDTFTGSLTRAVGENVGTYAINQGTLALNPNYTLTYVGADLTIGKKTITVTAAAKSKTYGDVDPTLTYTSAPALVGTDSFTGSLTRVVGENVGTYAINQGTLALNTNYTLTYVGADLTIGKKTITVTAAAKSKTYGDANPVLTYTSAPALITGDSFSGSLTRTPGENVGTYAINQGTLALNANYTLTYVGADLTIGKKTITVTAAAKSKTYGDVDPALTYTSAPALVGTDSFAGSLTRAAGENIGTYAINQGTLALSPNYTLTYVGADLTIGKKTITVTAAAKSKTYGDADPALTYTSAPALVGTDTFTGSLTRAAGENVGAYAINQGTLALNPNYTLTYIGANLTIDKKTITVTAAAKSKTYGDADPALTYTSAPALIIGDTFTGSLTRAAGENVGTYAINQGTLALNANYTLTYVGANLTIGAKTITVTAAAKSKTYGDVDPALTYTFSPALQTGDSFSGSLTRAAGENAGTYAINQGTVTLSGNYAITYLSANLTINKTVLTVTASNASMCQSDGFPTFGVSYSGFKVGDTETALSTKPTVSTTANRNVAGTYTLVPAGGVANNYSFVYVNGTLTINALPTVNIVSNKGTDLSKGETAALTASGGTSYSWSTASGIISGQNTATLTVRPAQTTTYTVRVTNANGCSSIGSITIKVAEDYKIVANNILTPNGDGVNDTWIVQNIDMYPGNEVRIFDRNGRLMYNKKGYDNSWNGTIGGNDLAEGTYYYIITYGPDKLVQKGFITIIRNR; encoded by the coding sequence ATGAAAAAAGCTCTACTCGCCTTATTTTCTACCGCCGTTCTTTTACTGGTTGCGCTAACTGTAAGTGCACAGATCCAATTTAAAGATACCTATGAACAAAGTCATGGTAACACGACAACTACACTTACGGTTTCCAGTACTAGTAGTGGACGTAATGTGTATTTGGGGACTTCAACAGGTTCCTCTACTACATATAGAATAATTTATACTGGTACAAGATGGGAAGTACAAGTGGACATCGGAGGTAGTTATGCGACAGCATATTATAATACGACGGCAACAACTCCAGATCCACCTGCACTGGGTAACGGCACCTGGCAATCTACTAGCCCTCCAGATCAGATCACGGTATTCACTGGTAATGTTATCAGTGCGAGCTCAAATGATGCGACCTTATCAGCCTTAAGCATATCAGCAGGTACATTAACTCCCGCATTTTCAAGTAGTGGAATAACCTATTCGGCAAGTGTTACCAATGGTACATCGAGTATTAATATTACGCCAACCCGAAACCAGGCAAATGCCACTATTAAAATAAATGGAACTACAGCAACTAGTGGGAGCCCTTTTAGTGTAAATTTAAGTGTCGGAAACAATGCAATTACTGTTTTGGTTACGGCACAGGATGGAACTACAACTAAAACTTATACAATAAATGTGGGTAGGGCACTACCTGTCCCAACGGTAACGGCTTTGAGCCCAACCAGTGGCCCTGCCAGCGGAGGCACTAGCGTGACCATTACCGGCACCAACTTCAGCGGGGCGACTGCGGTGACCTTTGGCGCTACGGCAGCTACAGGCTTCACCGTTAACTCGGCAACACAGATCACGGCTACCGCACCGGCAGGAACAGGTACGGTTGATGTCCGCATCACTACAACAGGTGGCACCAGCGCAACCAGTGCCAGCGACCAGTTTACCTATATCGCTGCGCCAACGGTAACGGCTTTGAGCCCAATCAGTGGCCCTACCAGCGGAGGCACTAGCGTGACCATTACCGGCACCAACTTCAGCGGGGCGACCGCGGTAACCTTCGGCGCTACAGCGGCTACAGGCTTCACCGTTAACTCGGCAACACAGATCACGGCGACCGCACCGGCAGGAACAGGTACGGTTGATGTCCGCATCACTACAACAGGTGGCACCAGCGCAACCAGTGCCAGCGACCAGTTTACATATATTGCTGCGCCAACTGTAACGGCTTTGAGCCCAACCAGTGGCCCTACCAGCGGAGGCACTAGCGTGACCATTACGGGCACCAACTTCACTGGGGCGACTGCGGTAACCTTCGGCGCTACAGCGGCTACAGGCTTCACCGTTAACTCGGCAACACAGATCACTGCGACCGCACCGGCAGGAACAGGTACGGTTGATGTCCGCATCACTACAACAGGTGGCACCAGCGCGACCAGTGCCAGCGACCAGTTTACATATATCGCTGCGCCAACGGTAACGGCTTTGAGCCCAACCGGCGGCCCGACCAGCGGAGGTACTAGCGTGACCATTACGGGCTCCAACTTCAGCGGGGCGACTGCGGTAACCTTCGGCGCTACAGCGGCTGCAGGCTTCACCGTTAACTCGGCAACACAGATCACTGCGACCGCACCGGCAGGAACAGGTACGGTTGATGTCCGCATCACTACAGCAGGTGGCACCAGCGCAACCAGTGCCAGCGACCAGTTTACCTATATCGCTGCGCCAACGGTAACGGCTTTGAGCCCAACCAGTGGCCCTACCAGCGGAGGCACTAGCGTGACCATTACGGGCACCAACTTCACCGGTGCGACCGCGGTAACCTTCGGCGCTACAGCGGCTGCAGGCTTCACCGTTAACTCGGCAACACAGATCACTGCGACCGCACCGGCAGGAACAGGTACGGTTGATGTCCGCATCACTACAGCAGGTGGCACCAGCGCAACCAGTGCCAGCGACCAGTTTACCTATATCGCTGCGCCAACGGTAACGGCTTTGAGCCCAACCAGTGGCCCTACCAGCGGAGGCACTAGCGTGACCATTACGGGCACCAACTTCACCGGCGCGACTGCGGTAACCTTCGGCGCTACGGCTGCTGCAGGCTTCACCGTTAACTCGGCAACACAGATCACTGCGACCGCACCGGCAGGAACAGGTACGGTTGATGTCCGCATCACTACAGCAGGTGGCACCAGCGCAACCAGTGCCAGCGACCAGTTTACATATATCGCTGCGCCAACAGTAACGGCTTTGAGCCCAATCAGTGGCCCTACCAGCGGAGGCACTAGCGTGACCATTACGGGCACCAACTTCACCGGCGCGACCGCGGTAACCTTCGGCGCTACGGCAGCTACAGGCTTCACCGTTAACTCGGCAACACAGATCACTGCGACCGCACCGGCGGGAACAGGCACCGTTGATGTCCGCATCACTACAACAGGGGGCACCAGCGCAACCAGTGCCAGCGACCAGTTTACCTATATCGCTGCGCCAACGGTAACAGCTTTGAGCCCAACCAGTGGCCCTACCAGCGGAGGCACTAGCGTGACCATTACGGGCACCAACTTCAGCGGGGCAACTGCGGTAACCTTCGGCGCTACGGCAGCTACAGGCTTCACCGTTAACTCTGCAACACAGATCACGGCGACCGCACCGGCAGGAACAGGTACGGTTGATGTCCGCATCACTACAACAGGTGGCACCAGCGCAACCAGTGCCAGCGACCAGTTTACATATATCGCTGCGCCAACGGTAACGGCTTTGAGCCCAACCAGTGGCCCTACCAGCGGAGGCACTAGCGTGACCATTACGGGCACCAACTTCACCGGCGCGACCGCGGTGAGGTTCGGCGCTACGGCGGCTACAGGCTTTACCGTTAACTCGGCAACACAGATTACTGCGACCGCACCGGCGGGAACAGGTACGGTTGATGTCCGCATCACTACAACAGGTGGCACCAGCGCGACCAGTGCCAGCGACCAGTTTACATATCTCGCTGCGCCAACGGTAACGGCTTTGAGCCCAACCAGCGGCCCTGCCAGCGGAGGCACTAGCGTGACCATTACGGGCACCAACTTCAGCGGGGCGACTGCGGTAACATTTGGCGCTACGGCTGCTACAGGCTTTACCGTTAACTCTGCAACACAGATCACGGCGACCGCACCGGCAGGAACAGGTACGGTTGATGTCCGCATCACTACAACAGGTGGCACCAGCGCGACCAGTGCCAGCGACCAGTTTACATATCTCGCTGCGCCAACGGTAACGGCTTTGAGCCCAACCAGCGGCCCTGCCAGCGGAGGCACTAGCGTGACCATTACCGGCACCAACTTCAGCGGGGCGACCGCGGTGAGGTATGGGGCTACGGCGGCTACAGGCTTCACCGTTAACTCGGCAACACAGATCACTGCGACCGCACCGGCAGGAACAGGTACGGTTGATGTCCGCATCACTACAGCAGGTGGAACCAGCGCGACCAGTGCCAGCGACCAGTTTACCTATATCGCTGCGCCTACTGTTACAGCTGCGAAGATTAATATTAGTGGCGGAAGTGGGACGGGCGGTGCATTCAAGATAGGAGATGTAGTAACCGCAATCTGGGATAATTCTGCTATTGGCGATAATAATTCGGGTATTATCGCAGTAACTATAGATTTTAGTCAATTTGGTGGTGGCGCTACGGTTACAGCCAGCAACAATAATGACATCTGGACAGCTACTTATACTATTGTTGCCGGTACTATTGATGCCACCAACAGGAATATATCCGTAACTGCAACAAATTCTGCTGGTCCAACAACTACGACAGGGACCAACAATGCTATTGTAGATAATGTGGCACCGCTGGTCACCGATGCTAACATTAGCATCAACGGCGCCAGCGGAACAGGTGGTACGTATAAAATCGGTGATGTAATAACCGCTACCTGGAATAATACAGCTGCCGGAGATAACAACACGGATATTATTTCTTCGGTAACCATTAACTTCAGCCAGTTTGGCAGTGGAAGTGCGGTCGCGGCAACTAACAGCAGCGGTACCTGGACAGCAACTTATACAATTGCTGCCGGGGCAATTAATGCTACTAACAGGAATGTAGCTGTTACAGCAACAGATAACGCAGGAAATACAAAAACCACAGTTGGTAGTAGTAATGCTACCATAGATAATCAGGCTCCGTTGGTGGTGATCAGCAGTACGGCCGGTGCATCGGGTGGTTCGACGGGTACTTCACCAATTCCATTTACAGTTACCTTTTCAGAGTCTGTAACAGGGTTTGTGGCAGGGGGGATTACACCGGGAAATGCCACACTCAGTGGATTTTCGGGCAGTGGAACTACTTATACCTTTAATGCAACGCCAACAGCAAATGGTGCGGTAACCATGAACATTGCAGCTAATGTGGCACAGGATGCTGCGGGCAATGGTAATACGGCTGCTAGTCAATATTCGATTACCTATACTCAACCCTCTTTAATTACTGCTTCAGCCGGTACTTTTCCATCTGCTTTAAGCACAACTTACGGAACCGCATCAGCATCAACCAGCGTCTCGGTATCGGGTACCGGTTTATCAGCAGGTATTACGGCTACCCCATCTTCTAGCACCAATTTTGAGGTAAGTGCTGATAATGTGAGCTATAGTTCTTCTGTTACTATCGGAAGTTCTGGAACTGTATCGGGAACTGTATATGTAAGATTAAAAGCAAATGCGCCAGTGGGTACGAATATTTCTGGAAATGTAGTGTTAACCAGCAGCAATGCAAATAGTCCAACAGTGAGTATACCATCAAGTATAGTTGCTAAAGCGACACTAACTTATACAGCAAATACTTCATCTAAAGTTTATGGTGATGCTGTTCCGGCTTTATCAGGAACAGTTACTGGATTTGTAAATTCGGAAACGATCTCAACAGCAACAACCGGCACACTTAGCTGGTCAACGCTTGCATCTGCAAATTCTCCAGCTGGTTCGTATGGAATTAACGGAACAGGATTAAGTGCTAATAATTATGATTTTGTACAAGCTTCATCGAATGCGACAGCTTTAATCGTAACCACAAAAACGATTACGGTAACTGCCGCGGCGAAAAGCAAAACTTATGGTGATGCCGATCCGGCCTTAACCTATACTTCTGCTCCGGCATTGGTAACAGGGGATACCTTTACAGGATCATTAACCAGAGCACCTGGTGAAAACGTGGGTGCTTATGCGATCAATCAGGGTACATTAGCCTTAAACACTAACTATACCTTAACTTATGTTGGTGCAGATTTAACCATCAGTTCGAAAACCATCACGGTAACAGCCGCTGCTAAGAGCAAAACCTACGGTGATGCCGATCCGGCTTTAACCTATACTTCTGCTCCGGCATTGGTTGGTACTGATACCTTTACAGGATCATTGACCAGGGCACCTGGTGAAAACGTGGGTGCTTATGCGATTAACCAGGGAACACTTGCTTTAAACCCTAACTACACTTTAACCTATGTTGGTGCAGATTTAACCATCGGCAAGAAAACCATCACGGTAACCGCAGTTGCGAAAAGCAAAACTTATGGTGATGCTGATCCGGTTTTAACTTATACTTCTGCTCCGGCATTGGTAACAGGGGATAGCTTTACAGGATCATTAACCAGAGTAGTTGGTGAAAACGTGGGTGCTTATGCGATTAACCAGGGAACACTTGCTTTAAACCCTAACTACACTTTAACCTATGTTGGTGCAGATTTAACCATCGGCAAGAAAACCATCACGGTAACCGCAGTTGCGAAAAGCAAAACTTATGGAGATGCGGATCCAACCTTAACCTATACTTCTGCTCCGGCATTGGTAACAGGGGATAGCTTTACAGGATCATTAACCAGAGTAGTTGGTGAAAACGTGGGTGCTTATGCGATTAACCAGGGAACACTTGCTTTAAACCCTAACTACACTTTAACCTATGTTGGTGCAGATTTAACCATCGGCAAGAAAACCATCACGGTAACCGCAGTTGCGAAAAGCAAAACTTATGGAGATGCGGATCCAACCTTAACCTATACTTCTGCTCCGGCATTGGTAACTGGCGATAGCTTTACAGGATCGTTAACCAGGGCGGCTGGCGAAAATGTGGGCACTTATGCGATCAACCAGGGAACACTTGCTTTAAGCCCTAATTACACTTTAACTTATGTTGGAGCTAATCTGACCATTGGTGCTAAAACCATCACGGTAACCGCAGCAGCGAAAAGTAAAACTTATGGTGATGTTGATCCAACTTTAACCTATACTTCTACTCCGGCTTTGGTTGGTACTGATACCTTTGCAGGATCATTAACCAGAGCAGCTGGCGAAAACGTGGGTGCTTATGCGATTAACCAGGGTACATTAGCCTTAAGCCCTAATTACACTTTAACCTATGTTGGTGCTGATCTAACGATCGGTGCAAAAACCATTACGGTAACCGCAGCAGCGAAAAGCAAAACCTATGGTGATGCCGATCCGGCTTTAACCTATACTTCTGCTCCGGCATTGGTTGGTACTGATACCTTTACAGGATCATTAACCAGGTCAGCTGGCGAAAACGTGGGTACTTATGCCATCAATCAGGGTACATTAGCCTTAAACACTAACTATACCTTAACTTATGTAGGTGCAGATTTAACCATCGGCAAGAAAGCCATCACCGTAACCGCAGCAGCAAAAAGCAAAACTTATGGTGATGCTGATCCGGCTTTAACCTATACTTCTGCTCCTGCATTGGTTGGTACTGATACCTTTACAGGATCATTAACCAGGGCACCTGGTGAAAACGTGGGTGCTTATGCGATTAACCAGGGAACACTTGCTTTAAGCCCTAACTACACTTTAACCTATGTTGGTGCAGATTTAACCATAGGCAAGAAAACTATCACGGTAACCGCAGTGGCGAAAAGCAAAACTTATGGTGATGCTGATCCGGTTTTAACCTATACTTCTGCTCCGGCATTGGTAACTGGCGATAGCTTCACAGGATCGTTAACCAGAGTAGTTGGTGATAATGTGGGTACTTATGCGATTAACCAGGGAACACTTGCTTTAAGCCCTAACTACACTTTAACTTATGTTGGTGCAGATTTAACCATCGGCAAGAAAACCATTACGGTAACTGCAGCAGCAAAAAGTAAAACCTACGGTGATGTTGATCCAACTTTAACCTATACTTCTGCTCCGGCATTGGTTGGTACTGATACCTTTACAGGATCATTAACAAGAGCAACTGGCGAAAACGTGGGTGCTTATGCGATTAACCAGGGAACACTTGCTTTAAACCCTAACTACACTTTAACCTATGTTGGTGCAGATTTAACGATCGGCAAGAAAACCATCACGGTAACCGCAGCAGCGAAAAGTAAAACCTATGGTGATGCCGATCCGGCTTTAACCTATACTTCTGCTCCGGCTTTGGTTGGTACTGATACCTTTACAGGATCATTAACCAGGGCAGCTGGCGAAAACGTGGGTACTTATGCGATTAACCAGGGAACACTTGCTTTAAGCCCTAACTACACTTTAACTTATGTTGGTGCAGATTTGACGATCGGCAAGAAAACCATCACGGTGACCGCAGCAGCAAAAAGCAAAACTTATGGTGATGCCGATCCGGCTTTAACCTATACTTCTGCTCCGGCATTGGTTGGTACTGATAGCTTTACAGGATCGTTAACCAGGGCAGCTGGCGAAAATGTAGGTACTTATGCGATTAACCAGGGAACACTTGCTTTAAACGCTAACTACACTTTAACTTACGTTGGTGCAGATTTAACCATCGGCAAGAAAACCATTACGGTAACAGCCGCTGCTAAGAGCAAAACCTACGGTGATGCAGATCCGGCTTTAACCTATACTTCTGCTCCGGCATTGGTTGGTACTGATACCTTTACAGGATCATTAACCAGAGCGGTTGGCGAAAATGTGGGCACTTATGCGATTAACCAGGGAACACTTGCTTTAAACCCTAACTACACTTTAACTTATGTTGGTGCAGATTTAACCATCGGCAAGAAAACCATCACGGTAACCGCAGCAGCGAAAAGCAAAACTTATGGTGATGTTGATCCAACTTTAACCTATACTTCTGCTCCGGCATTGGTTGGTACTGATAGCTTTACAGGATCATTAACCAGAGTAGTTGGTGAAAATGTGGGTACTTATGCGATCAACCAGGGAACACTTGCTTTAAACACTAACTACACTTTAACCTACGTTGGTGCAGATTTAACCATCGGCAAGAAAACCATCACGGTAACTGCAGCAGCAAAAAGCAAAACCTATGGCGATGCCAATCCGGTTTTAACCTATACTTCTGCTCCGGCATTGATAACCGGCGACAGTTTCAGCGGAAGCCTGACCAGGACACCTGGCGAGAACGTGGGCACTTATGCCATCAATCAGGGAACACTTGCTTTAAATGCTAACTACACTTTAACTTATGTTGGTGCAGATTTAACCATCGGCAAGAAAACCATCACGGTAACCGCAGCAGCGAAAAGCAAAACTTATGGCGATGTTGATCCGGCTTTAACCTATACTTCTGCTCCGGCATTGGTTGGTACTGATAGCTTTGCAGGATCATTAACCAGGGCAGCTGGCGAAAATATCGGTACTTATGCGATTAACCAGGGTACATTAGCCTTAAGCCCTAATTACACTTTAACCTATGTTGGTGCAGATTTGACGATCGGCAAGAAAACCATCACGGTCACCGCAGCAGCGAAAAGCAAAACTTATGGTGATGCCGATCCGGCTTTAACCTATACTTCTGCTCCGGCGTTGGTTGGTACTGATACCTTTACAGGATCATTAACAAGGGCAGCTGGCGAAAACGTAGGTGCTTATGCCATCAATCAGGGTACATTAGCCTTAAACCCTAATTACACTTTAACTTATATTGGTGCCAACCTTACCATCGACAAGAAAACCATCACAGTCACCGCAGCAGCGAAAAGCAAAACTTATGGTGATGCCGATCCGGCTTTAACCTATACTTCTGCTCCGGCATTGATAATAGGGGATACCTTTACAGGATCATTAACCAGGGCAGCTGGCGAAAATGTGGGCACTTATGCGATTAACCAGGGAACACTTGCTTTAAACGCTAACTATACTTTAACTTATGTTGGAGCTAATCTGACCATTGGTGCTAAAACCATCACGGTAACCGCAGCAGCGAAAAGTAAAACTTATGGTGATGTTGATCCTGCATTGACGTATACCTTCAGTCCGGCGTTACAAACAGGTGATAGCTTTAGTGGAAGTTTGACCAGGGCAGCTGGCGAAAATGCAGGCACTTATGCGATTAATCAAGGTACAGTTACATTAAGCGGCAACTATGCAATTACTTATTTAAGTGCTAACCTTACGATTAATAAAACAGTACTTACCGTAACAGCAAGCAATGCTTCAATGTGCCAGTCAGATGGTTTCCCAACATTTGGTGTAAGCTACAGCGGATTCAAAGTGGGCGATACTGAAACGGCATTGAGCACAAAACCAACAGTAAGCACAACTGCAAATAGAAATGTGGCAGGTACTTATACACTTGTTCCGGCAGGTGGTGTAGCTAATAACTACAGTTTTGTTTATGTAAACGGTACATTAACTATCAATGCACTTCCAACGGTAAATATTGTAAGCAACAAAGGTACCGATCTTAGTAAAGGCGAAACTGCAGCATTAACCGCAAGCGGTGGCACAAGCTACAGCTGGTCTACAGCAAGTGGAATTATAAGCGGACAGAACACGGCAACGCTTACCGTTCGTCCTGCACAAACCACCACTTATACGGTACGTGTAACCAACGCAAACGGATGTAGCAGTATCGGATCGATCACCATTAAAGTGGCCGAAGATTATAAAATTGTTGCAAACAACATTTTAACTCCAAACGGCGATGGCGTGAATGATACCTGGATTGTACAGAACATTGATATGTACCCGGGCAACGAAGTAAGAATCTTCGACCGCAACGGTAGATTGATGTACAATAAAAAAGGATATGACAATAGCTGGAACGGCACGATCGGAGGTAACGACCTCGCTGAAGGTACTTACTATTACATCATCACTTATGGACCAGATAAACTTGTTCAAAAAGGATTTATCACGATTATCAGAAACCGTTAA